The Faecalibacter sp. LW9 genome has a segment encoding these proteins:
- a CDS encoding exopolysaccharide transport family protein, producing MENNNKKKTGDILDIERLIPRLISAWPIYLISLLICLLVAFYLNNWKFDKIYSASTTFKIAHNAASNNLSNNSINFIWGGNSNKVDALSYTLNSRIHNEKVVKKTGAYVFYYQQGKLKKSDIYKLDAPFVVEIDTSHHQIINSEIQITPVNAQSFQLKMVSESGNIYSYANDSILGNSKFNFAINYQYNQWIQSQNYRFRIKKSNIRFDDNTYTFKFVSLPEATRRVMQNFSVSQASKVASIISVSKNSKSINESVDLLNTSIKVLIETELSEKNISTIKTKNYLQDQIAKVRFKLDSATANLQDLQKRTGINNFPAKKSEILTSLMQLDRERIAIEERIEALNRLTPRSNSSVSNMIALNIAGLDVSYFMSNVNKLEAAENQKDELLKIYQKNAKEIKEADLKIAEARAAIDNIVKAHKLKLNTDLEQVDQKIAEIEYKVADLPFQEIEFLEANRAFEMNNSLYSSLITQLNATGLTLASNVSDITIIDPAKNQNQRPISPDTKRNYLIALAIGLIIPIIFVIIRELLDFKVKVIKDITSRTNIPLVGTVGDLGDNAPLIVINSPKSGLAESFRAIRSNLKFLYRSEPLHSNNKTILMTSFIGGEGKTFNSMNLASVLGSSDKKALLIGMDLRKPKIFDDFRISNKYGMTNYLTDNASIEEITQDTILPNLKIITAGPIPPNPSELILSKRMDEFFKIVKEQYDFIVIDSPPIGLVADSYDLMKYSDCTLYVTRYNYSEKNFINTISNKYDEGEVSNIGIIINGFKVNSGYGYGYGYGYGYGYGYGYFDEDTSFDDSLKGKVKRLFLRIKERFF from the coding sequence ATGGAAAATAATAATAAGAAAAAGACAGGTGATATATTAGATATTGAGAGATTAATTCCTCGATTAATTTCGGCTTGGCCTATTTATTTAATATCGTTACTAATTTGTTTGCTTGTAGCTTTCTATTTAAATAATTGGAAGTTTGATAAAATTTATAGTGCTTCAACGACTTTTAAAATTGCCCATAATGCAGCAAGTAATAATTTATCGAACAATTCAATCAATTTTATTTGGGGGGGGAACTCAAATAAAGTGGATGCACTTTCTTATACTTTAAATTCTAGAATTCATAATGAAAAAGTTGTTAAAAAGACGGGCGCATATGTATTTTATTACCAACAAGGTAAATTAAAAAAGTCAGATATTTATAAGTTAGATGCTCCTTTTGTTGTTGAAATTGATACATCGCATCATCAAATCATAAATTCTGAAATTCAAATTACACCTGTAAACGCACAATCATTTCAATTAAAGATGGTAAGTGAATCAGGAAATATTTATAGCTATGCAAATGATAGTATTTTAGGGAATAGTAAGTTTAATTTCGCAATAAACTATCAATACAACCAATGGATTCAATCACAAAACTATCGATTTAGAATAAAGAAGTCGAATATTCGTTTTGATGATAATACTTATACGTTCAAATTTGTTTCACTTCCAGAAGCAACGCGTAGAGTTATGCAAAATTTTAGTGTAAGTCAAGCTTCAAAAGTTGCTAGTATTATTTCAGTAAGTAAAAATTCTAAAAGTATTAATGAATCGGTTGATTTATTAAATACCTCAATTAAGGTATTAATAGAAACAGAATTATCTGAAAAGAATATTTCAACCATTAAGACTAAAAATTATTTACAAGATCAGATTGCAAAAGTTAGGTTTAAATTAGACAGTGCTACAGCTAATCTTCAGGATTTGCAGAAGCGTACTGGAATTAATAATTTTCCAGCTAAAAAATCAGAGATTTTAACTTCTTTAATGCAATTGGATAGGGAACGAATTGCAATAGAAGAACGAATTGAAGCTCTAAATCGTCTTACACCACGTTCTAATAGTAGTGTTAGCAATATGATTGCATTAAATATTGCTGGTCTTGATGTGTCATATTTCATGTCAAATGTTAATAAACTAGAGGCAGCAGAAAACCAAAAAGATGAATTATTAAAAATTTATCAGAAAAATGCTAAGGAAATTAAGGAAGCTGATTTAAAAATAGCTGAAGCCAGAGCCGCGATTGATAATATTGTAAAAGCTCATAAACTTAAATTAAACACGGACTTAGAACAAGTTGATCAAAAAATAGCAGAAATTGAGTATAAAGTAGCTGATTTACCTTTCCAAGAAATTGAATTCTTAGAAGCGAATCGTGCATTTGAAATGAACAATAGTTTATATTCAAGTTTAATTACTCAATTAAATGCTACAGGATTAACGTTAGCTTCAAATGTATCAGATATTACAATCATAGATCCTGCGAAGAATCAAAATCAACGTCCTATCTCTCCTGATACGAAAAGAAATTATTTGATTGCATTAGCCATAGGTTTAATTATTCCTATTATTTTCGTTATTATTCGAGAATTATTAGACTTTAAAGTTAAAGTGATAAAGGATATCACTTCACGTACTAATATTCCTTTGGTTGGAACCGTTGGAGATTTAGGAGATAATGCACCATTAATTGTAATTAATAGTCCAAAATCAGGTTTGGCTGAATCATTTAGAGCTATTCGATCAAATTTAAAATTCCTATATCGATCAGAGCCATTACATTCAAATAATAAAACAATATTGATGACTTCATTTATCGGAGGAGAAGGTAAAACATTTAATTCGATGAATTTGGCATCTGTTTTAGGATCAAGTGATAAAAAAGCGTTATTAATCGGAATGGATTTGCGTAAACCAAAAATTTTTGATGATTTTAGAATCAGTAATAAATATGGTATGACGAATTACTTGACGGATAATGCTTCAATTGAAGAAATTACTCAAGATACAATCTTACCAAATTTAAAGATCATTACGGCTGGACCAATTCCTCCAAATCCATCTGAGTTAATTCTTAGTAAACGCATGGATGAATTCTTTAAAATTGTTAAGGAACAATATGATTTTATTGTCATTGATTCGCCACCGATTGGATTAGTAGCGGATTCCTATGATTTGATGAAGTATAGTGACTGTACATTGTATGTAACGCGATATAATTATTCAGAAAAGAATTTTATCAATACCATTTCTAACAAATACGATGAAGGAGAAGTTTCTAACATTGGTATTATTATAAACGGATTTAAAGTGAATTCAGGATATGGTTACGGCTATGGATATGGTTACGGCTATGGCTATGGTTACGGTTATTTCGATGAGGATACCTCTTTTGATGATTCATTAAAAGGGAAAGTGAAACGATTATTTTTACGAATAAAAGAGCGTTTCTTTTAA
- a CDS encoding sugar transferase, with amino-acid sequence MFWKQLFDYIFALILLIVLVGLIFCMILIATIDTKEFGLFKQNRVGQFGKSFKIYKIRTMKGVQHSTITTHSHRITRIGKFLRDYKLDELPQLFNILMGDMSFVGPRPDVEGYADRLKGQDRIILQVKPGITGLAQLKYRNEEQILSMVEHPIEYNDKVIWPDKVNINKEYVEKWTFQKDLYYILKTVLK; translated from the coding sequence ATGTTTTGGAAACAATTATTTGATTACATATTTGCATTAATCCTACTAATAGTATTGGTAGGATTAATCTTTTGTATGATTTTAATTGCAACAATTGATACGAAGGAGTTTGGACTATTCAAACAAAATAGGGTAGGTCAATTTGGAAAGTCGTTCAAAATTTATAAAATAAGAACGATGAAGGGGGTACAGCATTCTACGATAACGACTCATTCACATCGAATCACGAGAATTGGTAAATTCTTAAGAGATTATAAATTGGATGAATTACCTCAATTGTTTAATATTTTAATGGGCGATATGAGTTTCGTTGGTCCTCGTCCAGATGTAGAAGGTTATGCAGATCGTTTAAAGGGACAAGATCGCATTATTTTACAGGTAAAGCCAGGCATTACAGGCCTAGCTCAATTAAAGTATAGAAATGAAGAACAGATTTTATCTATGGTGGAACATCCAATAGAATATAATGATAAAGTTATCTGGCCTGATAAAGTTAATATCAACAAAGAATATGTTGAAAAATGGACATTTCAAAAAGACTTGTATTATATTTTAAAAACGGTTTTAAAATAA
- a CDS encoding acyl-CoA carboxylase subunit beta, whose protein sequence is MDLTFNKREDFNKLELSKLKHKLNEVYLGGGKKRIEAHKAKGKLTARERIEYLFDDNTPSIEIGALVGDEMYKEHGGCPSGGVVVKIGYVSGKQCIVVANDATVKAGAWFPITGKKNLRAQEIAMENKLPIIYLVDSAGVYLPMQDEIFPDKEHFGRIFRNNAKMSAMGITQISAVMGSCVAGGAYLPIMSDEALIVDKTGSIFLAGSYLVKAAIGEDIDNETLGGATTHCEISGVTDYKAKDDKDALDRIKSVMSKIGDYEKAGFNRIDPVKPALDEKEIYGILPVSRAEQYDMYDIIKRLVDNSEYDEYKPDYGKTIITAYARIDGWAVGIVANQRKIVKSAKDGMQFGGVIYSDSADKATRFIANCNQKKIPLVFLQDVTGFMVGSKSEHGGIIKDGAKMVNAVSNSVVPKFTIVVGNSYGAGNYAMCGKAYDPRLIAAWPSAQLAVMGGEQAAKVLLQIQEATLKGKGVEVDETKKEELLKEITDKYTAQTSPYYAASRLWTDGIIDPLDTRTWISMGIEAANHAPIETPFNLGVIQV, encoded by the coding sequence ATGGACTTAACATTCAATAAAAGAGAAGATTTCAATAAACTTGAATTATCAAAGCTAAAACATAAGTTAAACGAGGTTTACTTAGGTGGAGGAAAAAAACGAATTGAAGCACATAAAGCGAAAGGTAAATTAACTGCTAGAGAACGAATCGAATATTTATTTGATGATAATACACCATCCATTGAAATTGGAGCTTTAGTTGGTGACGAAATGTATAAGGAACATGGCGGTTGTCCCTCTGGAGGAGTGGTTGTAAAAATCGGTTACGTTTCTGGAAAACAATGCATCGTCGTTGCAAATGATGCAACGGTGAAAGCTGGTGCATGGTTCCCAATTACGGGTAAAAAGAACTTAAGAGCACAAGAAATTGCTATGGAAAATAAACTGCCGATTATTTATTTGGTCGATAGTGCCGGCGTTTATTTACCGATGCAAGATGAAATTTTCCCTGACAAAGAACATTTTGGACGCATTTTTAGAAATAATGCAAAAATGTCTGCTATGGGGATTACACAAATTTCAGCTGTTATGGGATCATGTGTGGCTGGTGGAGCATATTTACCTATCATGAGTGACGAAGCGTTGATTGTAGATAAGACAGGTTCTATTTTCCTTGCAGGAAGTTATTTGGTAAAGGCAGCAATTGGAGAGGATATTGACAATGAAACTCTAGGTGGAGCAACTACACACTGCGAAATTTCTGGAGTTACAGATTATAAAGCCAAAGATGATAAGGATGCATTAGATCGTATCAAATCGGTAATGTCAAAAATTGGTGATTATGAAAAAGCTGGATTTAATCGTATTGATCCTGTAAAACCTGCTTTAGACGAAAAAGAAATTTATGGCATTCTACCGGTTTCACGTGCAGAACAGTACGATATGTACGATATTATCAAACGTTTAGTGGATAACTCTGAGTATGATGAGTATAAACCCGATTATGGAAAAACCATTATTACAGCCTATGCACGCATTGATGGTTGGGCTGTAGGAATTGTCGCGAATCAGCGTAAAATTGTAAAATCAGCTAAAGACGGAATGCAATTTGGAGGTGTCATCTATTCTGATTCTGCAGATAAAGCGACTCGTTTTATAGCCAACTGTAATCAAAAGAAAATTCCATTGGTATTTTTACAAGATGTAACAGGATTTATGGTTGGATCAAAATCTGAGCATGGAGGAATTATCAAAGATGGAGCTAAAATGGTTAATGCGGTCTCAAATTCAGTTGTTCCAAAATTCACAATTGTTGTTGGAAATTCTTACGGAGCAGGTAATTATGCGATGTGTGGTAAAGCTTATGATCCACGATTAATTGCTGCATGGCCATCAGCTCAGTTAGCTGTAATGGGAGGTGAACAAGCTGCAAAAGTTTTATTACAAATTCAAGAAGCAACTTTAAAAGGAAAAGGTGTTGAAGTTGATGAAACGAAGAAAGAAGAGTTATTAAAAGAAATTACTGATAAGTACACGGCTCAAACAAGCCCTTATTATGCCGCATCACGTCTTTGGACCGATGGAATAATCGATCCATTAGATACACGTACATGGATTTCAATGGGAATCGAAGCTGCTAATCATGCTCCAATTGAAACACCGTTTAACTTAGGCGTAATTCAAGTATAG
- a CDS encoding ACP phosphodiesterase — translation MNLVAHQFLSFNNPSLQIGNLLGEVVKGNKYNDYPEDIKLGILLHRAIDTFTDQHDIVKKSTSYFHQSQNKYAPILVDLMYDYCLIKQWSNFQTIPFEYFTSNCYELFHMNYDNFPPRLQVMLDHLLQHNWFKNYSTLEGIQLTLNGISKRTTFDNNLNDALTVMKRYEIEIENDFSLFFPELIAHCKDFIENN, via the coding sequence ATGAATTTAGTCGCTCACCAATTTTTATCGTTTAATAATCCATCACTTCAAATCGGAAATTTATTAGGAGAAGTTGTCAAAGGAAACAAATACAACGATTATCCTGAAGATATTAAATTGGGAATTCTTTTGCATCGAGCGATTGATACCTTTACAGATCAACATGATATTGTAAAGAAAAGTACAAGTTACTTTCACCAATCCCAGAATAAATACGCCCCTATCCTAGTAGATTTAATGTATGATTATTGTTTAATTAAACAATGGAGTAATTTTCAAACCATCCCTTTTGAATATTTTACTTCCAATTGTTATGAATTATTCCATATGAATTATGATAATTTTCCTCCTAGATTACAAGTCATGTTAGATCATTTGTTACAACATAACTGGTTTAAAAATTATTCAACCTTAGAGGGAATTCAATTGACATTAAACGGTATTAGTAAAAGGACAACATTTGATAATAATCTCAATGATGCTCTTACGGTAATGAAACGTTATGAAATTGAAATTGAAAATGATTTCAGTTTGTTTTTTCCCGAGTTAATAGCACATTGCAAAGATTTTATTGAGAATAATTAA